In Thauera aromatica K172, one DNA window encodes the following:
- a CDS encoding YhcB family protein, producing the protein MTPQTAWLLAISAVIVAALIGFFVGRRFGAGKARIDELEAELGRQQDEVDRYRAEVAAHFDQTATLFVSMADSYRALSEHLSAGYEKLSSAPSHAPFPQRIEALQVVGEGSASEPDGRPGADERREGAAASRAAAAAAGAATIAAGAAMGGGIGAEGEDGGYEEDGEGDEGGEREEGGAAPARTVAGDAGIDEERREEDAAGVALDPIAEEVSGERAGRGEEAK; encoded by the coding sequence ATGACCCCACAGACCGCCTGGCTGCTCGCCATTTCCGCCGTCATCGTCGCGGCCCTGATCGGCTTTTTTGTCGGCCGCCGCTTCGGCGCCGGGAAGGCGCGTATCGACGAGCTGGAAGCCGAGCTGGGCCGGCAGCAGGACGAAGTCGACCGCTACCGCGCGGAGGTCGCGGCGCATTTCGACCAGACCGCGACCCTGTTCGTGTCGATGGCGGACTCCTACAGGGCGCTCTCCGAACACCTCTCCGCCGGCTACGAAAAGCTGTCTTCGGCGCCGTCGCACGCGCCTTTCCCGCAGCGCATCGAGGCCTTGCAGGTGGTGGGCGAAGGCTCCGCTTCCGAGCCCGATGGCAGGCCCGGCGCCGATGAGCGGCGGGAGGGCGCGGCCGCATCGCGGGCGGCGGCCGCTGCCGCAGGGGCCGCCACGATCGCCGCCGGCGCGGCGATGGGCGGCGGGATCGGTGCCGAGGGCGAAGACGGCGGATACGAGGAAGACGGCGAAGGCGACGAAGGCGGCGAACGTGAGGAAGGCGGAGCCGCGCCCGCCCGGACCGTGGCCGGCGATGCCGGGATCGACGAGGAGCGCCGGGAGGAGGACGCCGCCGGCGTCGCCCTCGATCCGATCGCGGAAGAAGTCTCCGGCGAACGCGCCGGGCGTGGCGAAGAGGCGAAGTGA
- a CDS encoding ATP-binding cassette domain-containing protein, with protein sequence MISLRNLRLARGAKILIEGASLQIHPGWKVGLTGANGSGKSSLFALLRDQLHPDQGDLDLPPGWVIAHVAQETPGLAQAAIDYVLDGDAELRRIEAELAAAEAAHDGSHIGELHARLHEIGGYSARARAAALLDGLGFLQSDIERPVADFSGGWRMRLNLAQALMCRSDLLLLDEPTNHLDLDAVIWLEAWLRDYRGTLLLISHDREFLDACVSHIAHIEQQKLALYSGGYSDFERQRGERLLQQQAMFDKQQREIAHMEDYIRRFRAKATKARQAQSRIKALERMERIAAAHVDTPFSFAFRDAPPAPDPLLQIEDGVVGYGDKTVLERITLTLRPGERVGLLGRNGAGKSTLIKLLADELQLARGRRLEGKGLATGYFAQHQLETLRPDESALQHMVRLDPQTREQELRDYLGGFDFRGDGVGGTSTPATTPCGPFSGGEKSRLALALLIWQRPNLLLLDEPTNHLDLEMRHALTMALQDYEGAMVLVSHDRALLRATCDRFLLVDGGRIQPFDGDLDDYRDWLATRRAEITAAAGCPDQAADKAARKADRAQAAAERQARLVARRPLVKEVEQIDKRLAAWNKEKAELDAKLADPALYTGPQASEVPALHKRQAELAARIEDAELRWLELHEALEAIPVE encoded by the coding sequence GTGATCAGCCTTCGCAACCTGCGCCTCGCTCGTGGCGCCAAAATCCTGATCGAAGGCGCCAGCCTGCAGATCCACCCCGGCTGGAAGGTCGGCCTCACCGGTGCCAACGGCAGCGGCAAATCCAGCCTGTTCGCGCTGCTGCGCGACCAACTCCACCCCGATCAGGGCGACCTCGATCTGCCGCCCGGCTGGGTGATCGCCCATGTCGCCCAGGAAACGCCCGGCCTGGCGCAGGCGGCGATCGACTACGTGCTCGACGGCGATGCCGAGCTGCGCCGCATCGAGGCCGAGCTCGCCGCGGCGGAAGCCGCCCACGATGGCAGCCATATCGGTGAACTCCACGCCCGCCTGCACGAGATCGGCGGCTATTCGGCGCGTGCGCGCGCGGCGGCGCTGCTCGACGGTCTCGGCTTCCTGCAATCCGATATCGAGCGCCCGGTGGCGGACTTCTCCGGCGGCTGGCGGATGCGCCTGAACCTGGCGCAGGCGCTGATGTGCCGCTCCGACCTGCTGCTGCTCGACGAACCCACCAACCACCTCGACCTCGACGCGGTGATCTGGCTCGAAGCCTGGCTGCGCGACTACCGCGGCACCCTGCTGCTGATCTCGCACGACCGCGAGTTCCTCGACGCCTGCGTCAGCCACATCGCCCACATCGAGCAGCAGAAGCTCGCGCTCTACAGCGGCGGCTATTCCGACTTCGAGCGCCAGCGCGGCGAGCGCCTGCTGCAGCAGCAGGCGATGTTCGACAAGCAGCAGCGCGAGATCGCGCACATGGAGGACTACATCCGCCGCTTCCGCGCCAAGGCCACCAAGGCGCGCCAGGCGCAGAGCCGGATCAAGGCGCTCGAACGGATGGAGCGCATCGCCGCCGCGCACGTGGATACGCCCTTCAGCTTCGCCTTCCGCGACGCGCCGCCGGCGCCCGATCCGCTGCTCCAGATCGAGGACGGCGTCGTCGGCTACGGCGACAAGACGGTGCTCGAGCGCATCACCCTGACCCTGCGCCCGGGCGAGCGCGTTGGCCTGCTCGGGCGCAACGGCGCCGGCAAATCGACCCTGATCAAGCTCCTCGCCGACGAACTGCAGCTCGCCCGCGGCCGCCGCCTGGAAGGCAAGGGCCTGGCCACCGGCTACTTCGCCCAGCACCAGCTCGAAACCCTGCGCCCGGACGAGTCGGCGCTGCAGCACATGGTCCGCCTCGACCCGCAGACGCGCGAGCAGGAACTGCGCGACTACCTCGGCGGCTTCGACTTCCGCGGCGACGGTGTGGGTGGGACTTCGACGCCGGCGACCACGCCCTGCGGGCCGTTCTCGGGCGGCGAGAAGTCGCGCCTGGCGCTGGCGCTGCTGATCTGGCAGCGCCCCAACCTGCTGCTGCTCGACGAGCCGACCAACCACCTCGACCTCGAGATGCGCCACGCGCTGACGATGGCGCTGCAGGACTACGAAGGCGCGATGGTGCTGGTCTCCCACGACCGCGCCCTCTTGCGTGCGACCTGCGACCGCTTCCTGCTCGTCGACGGCGGCCGCATCCAGCCCTTCGACGGCGATCTCGACGACTACCGCGACTGGCTCGCCACCCGCCGCGCCGAAATCACCGCGGCGGCAGGCTGTCCCGACCAGGCGGCGGACAAGGCCGCGCGCAAGGCCGACCGCGCCCAGGCTGCCGCCGAGCGCCAGGCGCGCCTGGTGGCGCGCCGCCCGCTGGTGAAGGAGGTCGAGCAGATCGACAAACGCCTCGCGGCGTGGAACAAGGAGAAGGCCGAACTCGACGCGAAGCTCGCCGACCCCGCGCTATACACCGGCCCGCAGGCCAGTGAAGTCCCCGCGCTCCACAAGCGCCAGGCCGAACTCGCCGCCCGCATCGAGGACGCCGAGCTGCGCTGGCTCGAACTGCACGAGGCGCTGGAGGCGATTCCGGTGGAGTGA
- a CDS encoding DMT family transporter, translating into MPKHELDRLAIGLMALLCTIWGLQQVAIKLTSVGISPVWQAGVRSLGATAIVFGWAALRGVRLFGRDRTLLPGLFAGLLFAAEFALIFLGLQLTSASRGVIFLYTAPFFVALGAVWLLPHEHMRRAQWAGMAMAFSGVVVLFAEHLFVPAGDAWMGDLMIVVAALLWAATTLTVKASALARASVEKTLLYQLGVSALALPPLSYALGEPGVFAPTPLVWAGLLFQTVIVAGASYLAWFWLVREYPATRLSSFSFLTPVMGVLAGGVFLGEPLTPAVFAALALVGTGIWVANRPA; encoded by the coding sequence ATGCCCAAGCACGAACTCGACCGCCTGGCGATCGGCCTGATGGCGTTGCTGTGCACGATCTGGGGGCTGCAGCAGGTGGCGATCAAGCTCACCAGCGTCGGCATTTCGCCGGTGTGGCAGGCCGGCGTGCGCTCGCTCGGCGCCACGGCGATCGTGTTCGGCTGGGCGGCGCTGCGCGGTGTCAGGCTGTTCGGGCGCGACCGCACGCTGCTGCCGGGGCTGTTCGCCGGGCTGCTGTTCGCGGCCGAATTTGCACTGATCTTTCTCGGCCTGCAGCTCACCTCGGCTTCGCGCGGGGTGATCTTCCTGTACACCGCGCCCTTCTTCGTCGCTCTCGGCGCGGTCTGGCTGCTGCCGCACGAGCACATGCGCCGCGCCCAGTGGGCGGGAATGGCGATGGCGTTTTCCGGGGTCGTCGTGCTGTTCGCTGAGCACCTGTTCGTGCCGGCGGGCGATGCCTGGATGGGCGACCTGATGATCGTCGTCGCCGCGCTGCTGTGGGCGGCGACGACGCTGACGGTGAAGGCCAGCGCGCTGGCGCGGGCCTCGGTGGAGAAGACCTTGCTTTACCAGCTCGGCGTCTCGGCGCTGGCCCTGCCGCCGCTGTCGTACGCCCTCGGCGAACCCGGCGTGTTCGCGCCGACCCCGCTGGTGTGGGCGGGCCTGCTGTTCCAGACCGTGATCGTCGCCGGGGCGTCCTACCTCGCCTGGTTCTGGCTGGTGCGGGAGTACCCGGCGACGCGCCTGTCGTCGTTTTCCTTCCTGACCCCGGTGATGGGGGTGCTGGCCGGCGGCGTGTTCCTCGGCGAGCCGCTCACTCCGGCGGTGTTCGCTGCCCTGGCATTGGTCGGCACCGGGATCTGGGTGGCGAACCGGCCGGCCTGA
- a CDS encoding FAD:protein FMN transferase, with translation MFRLLALLVAALALGACSRPQVFHHEAFVFGTRVDVAVYGADQAQADAAAAVVLREFDRLHRAYHAWEPSGLTALNEAIARGEPATVSDELAAMLGDAQRIAATGDELFNPALGALVALWGFHTDTFVPRRPDPAALQALLAARPQMADLVIDGNRVASRNRAVQLDLGGYAKGYALDRAAAILRERGVNNALINIGGNVMALGDKGGQPWRIGIQHPRAPAPLATLPLYDGEAVGTSGDYQRYFELDGERYAHLLDPRSGQPAHGTQSLTILVTPRPGAGTLSDAPSKPAYLAGGAWRDYLRRYGIEHGLRVGEDGRIEVTRALRARLQFPAPLEVTVID, from the coding sequence CACCCGCGTCGATGTTGCCGTCTACGGCGCCGACCAGGCCCAGGCCGACGCCGCGGCCGCAGTGGTGCTGCGCGAGTTCGACCGCCTCCACCGCGCCTATCACGCCTGGGAGCCGTCCGGGCTGACCGCGCTCAACGAGGCGATCGCGCGCGGCGAGCCGGCCACCGTGTCCGATGAACTCGCCGCGATGCTCGGCGATGCCCAGCGCATCGCCGCCACCGGCGACGAGCTGTTCAACCCCGCGCTCGGCGCCCTGGTCGCGTTGTGGGGGTTTCACACCGACACCTTCGTGCCCCGGCGGCCCGATCCGGCGGCGCTGCAGGCGCTGCTCGCGGCCCGCCCGCAGATGGCCGACCTGGTCATCGACGGCAACCGGGTGGCAAGCCGCAACCGCGCGGTGCAGCTCGACCTCGGCGGCTACGCCAAGGGCTACGCGCTCGACCGCGCCGCGGCGATCCTGCGCGAACGAGGGGTGAACAATGCGCTGATCAACATCGGCGGCAACGTCATGGCGCTCGGCGACAAGGGCGGCCAGCCGTGGCGGATCGGCATCCAGCACCCGCGCGCGCCGGCGCCGCTCGCCACCCTGCCGCTGTACGACGGCGAAGCGGTCGGCACGTCGGGCGACTATCAGCGCTATTTCGAGCTCGACGGCGAACGCTACGCCCACCTCCTCGATCCGCGCAGCGGCCAGCCGGCGCACGGCACCCAGTCGTTGACCATCCTGGTCACGCCGCGTCCCGGCGCGGGTACGCTGTCGGACGCGCCGAGCAAGCCCGCCTACCTCGCCGGCGGCGCCTGGCGCGACTACCTGCGCCGCTACGGCATCGAGCACGGCCTGCGGGTGGGCGAGGACGGCCGCATCGAAGTGACCCGCGCGCTGCGCGCGCGGCTGCAGTTTCCCGCACCGCTCGAGGTGACGGTGATCGATTGA
- a CDS encoding 2-hydroxychromene-2-carboxylate isomerase → MSRPVVEFWFEFASTYSYLSVMRIEAAAQAAGVDIEWRPFLLGPVFMALGWNDSPFNIYPPKGRYMWRDLERLAAKQGLPFHHPSRFPRNGLLAARVALLGAHEGWVGPFARAVMSANFAEDREIGEPAVIGAILDGLGLPAAELLARAQSDANKLALRCQTERAAELGLFGAPSFRVGDELFWGNDRLEDALAWARQGGVART, encoded by the coding sequence ATGTCCCGTCCGGTCGTCGAGTTCTGGTTCGAGTTCGCCAGCACCTATTCCTACCTGTCCGTGATGCGCATCGAAGCGGCGGCGCAGGCCGCCGGGGTGGACATCGAGTGGCGCCCCTTTCTGCTCGGCCCGGTGTTCATGGCGCTGGGCTGGAACGACTCGCCGTTCAACATCTATCCGCCCAAGGGACGCTACATGTGGCGCGATCTCGAGCGCCTCGCCGCAAAGCAGGGGCTGCCTTTCCACCACCCCAGCCGCTTTCCGCGCAACGGCCTGCTCGCCGCGCGGGTGGCGCTGCTCGGCGCCCATGAAGGCTGGGTGGGGCCGTTCGCGCGCGCGGTGATGAGCGCCAACTTCGCCGAAGACCGCGAGATCGGCGAGCCAGCGGTGATCGGGGCGATCCTCGACGGCCTCGGCCTGCCGGCCGCCGAGCTGCTCGCGCGCGCGCAGAGCGACGCCAATAAGCTCGCCCTGCGCTGCCAGACCGAGCGCGCCGCCGAGCTTGGCCTGTTCGGGGCGCCCAGCTTTCGGGTCGGCGACGAGTTGTTCTGGGGCAACGACCGGCTCGAGGATGCGCTGGCGTGGGCGCGGCAGGGGGGCGTGGCGCGCACCTGA